In Populus alba chromosome 1, ASM523922v2, whole genome shotgun sequence, a single window of DNA contains:
- the LOC140954499 gene encoding uncharacterized protein, producing the protein MEDNLRLENNFRNDRSLGTAEKTVISQARQSVNVQEKLKLAKPNLSHTDIHHEITKNVDHLSSKPLRNILKQHRTEIEEEELVKYMSKLPSYLERGQTRQDKVLNVGVLDWGRLEKWQCSQKQMPARNSRHSLSSCDSSSPFSTEGSSVYSSGGQSCSPGRLRTHRPSLQFHLMSSPNKGSSPVKSLKESTGKFQDVKGSQTSTVIKQAKFIRADQPFPKCHPEINLDRCKRIDSNPKINPENGTLPNGLDYEGQQFMKTKTKTKTTIKPPEDEFMKRAGKLQEQKAYVADQDVDQTNERLILLIPRDSPQGSHSGVPHKSTMMFGEKEEEANRKSFSDVPVEIFFPGVHSDVPHSCPLPYENAGPLEEKWHSGEMKNLSFLSDSSQSVPQQAKIGMSTSRDTIPKVKKPTVMLSDSSSKEPCVVDQKMNRLASEKVRSTSPFRRLSIGMSRISKSFSSKEGSSKPQFSSTYNSAQSGSESAMASMRQGNQSSDAQNASSRTRSSPLRRLLEPMLKPKAANFHHSGEKLQRGSKSTDTVCKSFNIQLDCMPGTAQIEAVKSDTTTPGKISVSDSFKDKKYTSSPFQALLRVAVKNGQPMFTFAVDNERDLLAATIKKLSASREDDYRCIYTFFSIQEVKKRNGRWTNQGGKGKGHDYIPNVVAQLKVSGSQFSNLIRQNYMAQSFAREFVLFAMDPHQAEQQTLDFQPNDELAAIVVKIPEVINRSTIRDGNQTNKCNNYSEARCNSTSGNVQNQPVLGSQSLINTTVILPSGIHSLPNKGGPSSLLQRWRSGGSCDCGGWDLGCKLRILVNHNQLTKKLSTTKACSAIDKFELVSQGGEENQPVFSMAPFKEGIYSVEFNTSLSTLQAFSLCIAVLDGKKLCEMSESSNLFEEKPSLETLQSQNDGLRASNGSAGEVPARYVSYPPLSPVGRV; encoded by the exons ATGGAAGACAACTTAAGGCTGGAAAATAATTTCAGGAATGATCGATCATTAGGTACTGCTGAGAAGACTGTAATATCCCAAGCAAGGCAAAGCGTGAATGTGCAAGAGAAGCTGAAATTAGCAAAGCCTAATTTGTCACATACTGATATCCAtcatgaaattacaaaaaacgtAGATCATCTGTCTTCTAAACCTCTGAGAAATATTCTGAAGCAACACAGGACAGAAATTGAGGAGGAGGAGCTTGTCAAGTACATGTCCAAATTGCCAAGCTATCTGGAACGGGGACAAACCCGCCAAGACAAAGTTTTAAATGTCGGGGTCCTTGATTGGGGCCGGCTAGAAAAGTGGCAGTGCAGCCAGAAACAGATGCCAGCCAGAAATAGCAGGCATTCACTTTCAAGCTGCGACTCATCCTCGCCTTTCTCAACAGAAGGATCATCTGTCTATTCCAGCGGAGGTCAGAGTTGCTCTCCTGGTCGTCTAAGGACACATCGCCCTTCACTACAATTTCATCTGATGTCATCTCCCAACAAAGGCAGTTCTCCTGTCAAATCACTCAAAGAAAGCACTGGAAAGTTTCAGGATGTCAAAGGTTCCCAGACTAGCACTGTGATTAAGCAAGCAAAGTTTATCAGAGCTGATCAGCCGTTTCCCAAATGCCATCCAGAAATCAACCTTGACCGGTGCAAGAGAATAGATTCAAACCCCAAGATCAATCCAGAAAATGGAACTTTGCCTAATGGGTTAGATTATGAAGGGCAGCAGTTCATGAAGACGAAGACAAAGACAAAGACAACCATAAAGCCTCCAGAGGATGAATTTATGAAGAGAGCAGGTAAATTGCAAGAACAGAAGGCATATGTTGCAGACCAAGATGTTGACCAAACAAATGAAAGATTAATTCTTCTTATACCAAGAGATTCCCCCCAAGGTTCTCATTCCGGAGTGCCCCATAAGTCAACAATGATGTTTggtgaaaaggaagaagaagcaaatcGAAAGAGCTTTTCTGATGTGCCTGTGGAGATTTTCTTTCCAGGAGTCCATTCTGATGTCCCACATTCATGCCCACTTCCATATGAAAATGCCGGACCCTTGGAGGAAAAATGGCACTCAGGTGAAATGAAGAATCTCAGTTTTTTGTCAGATTCTTCTCAATCAGTGCCCCAACAAGCCAAAATAGGAATGAGTACATCCCGTGATACAATTCCAAAAGTAAAGAAACCAACTGTAATGCTGAGTGATTCAAGTTCAAAAGAGCCTTGTGTGGTAGATCAGAAAATGAACAGATTAGCTTCTGAAAAAGTAAGAAGCACATCACCATTTCGCAGACTTAGCATTGGTATGAGCAGGATAAGCAAAAGTTTCAGCTCCAAAGAGGGTTCATCTAAACCACAATTTAGCTCAACTTATAATTCTGCACAATCTGGTTCAGAGAGTGCTATGGCTTCCATGCGCCAGGGAAATCAAAGTAGTGATGCACAAAATGCTTCAAGCAGAACACGGTCAAGCCCTTTGAGAAGGTTACTGGAGCCAATGCTGAAGCCAAAGGCAGCAAACTTCCATCACTCAGGAGAGAAATTGCAGAGAGGTTCTAAATCAACAGATACAGTCTGCAAATCATTCAATATTCAGTTAGATTGTATGCCTGGAACTGCACAGATTGAGGCAGTAAAATCCGATACCACCACTCCTGGCAAAATCAGTGTTAGTGATTCATTCAAGGACAAGAAGTACACATCGTCCCCATTTCAAGCCCTTCTCCGAGTTGCAGTTAAGAATGGCCAACCTATGTTCACGTTTGCAGTTGACAATGAACGTGACCTTCTTGCAGCCACAATTAAGAAATTGAGTGCATCGAGGGAGGATGACTACAGATGCATTTACACATTCTTTTCCATTCAAGAAGTCAAGAAAAGGAATGGGAGGTGGACAAATCAAGGTGGCAAGGGCAAAGGTCACGATTATATACCTAATGTTGTTGCCCAGTTGAAGGTTTCTGGTTCTCAGTTTTCCAATTTGATTAGACAAAACTACATGGCACAATCTTTCGCGAGggagtttgttttgtttgctaTGGATCCGCATCAGGCAGAGCAACAAACCTTAGATTTTCAGCCTAACGATGAACTTGCTGCCATTGTTGTCAAGATTCCTGAAGTAATCAATAGAAGTACAATCAGAGATGGCAATCAGACTAATAAGTGCAATAATTATTCAGAGGCAAGATGTAATTCTACCTCGGGTAATGTACAGAATCAGCCTGTCCTTGGCAGTCAAAGCCTTATCAATACTACAGTCATACTTCCAAGTGGCATTCACAGCCTACCAAATAAAGGAGGACCTTCATCGTTGCTCCAGCGTTGGAGATCAGGTGGATCATGTGACTGTGGAGGTTGGGATTTGGGTTGCAAACTTAGGATTCTTGTCAACCACAATCAACTTACTAAGAAATTGAGTACAACAAAAGCCTGTTCAGCAATCGACAAATTTGAGCTCGTCTCTCAG GGTGGAGAAGAAAACCAGCCTGTCTTCAGCATGGCCCCTTTCAAGGAGGGGATCTATTCAGTTGAGTTCAATACATCACTTTCAACTTTACAAGCGTTCTCTCTTTGTATAGCAGTTCTAGATGGTAAAAAACTATGCGAGATGTCAGAATCTAGCAACTTGTTTGAAGAAAAACCTTCTCTGGAAACATTACAGTCGCAAAATGATGGTTTAAGGGCTTCAAATGGAAGTGCAGGAGAGGTCCCTGCAAGATATGTCTCATATCCACCCCTTTCTCCGGTAGGAAGGGTCTAG